From the genome of Triticum aestivum cultivar Chinese Spring chromosome 3B, IWGSC CS RefSeq v2.1, whole genome shotgun sequence, one region includes:
- the LOC123070156 gene encoding uncharacterized protein isoform X2: MDEILTAEDGAHGRSLEDVNMSFSQSFSPSRPLQIFLVSDHMKGRREEWRIEGLRKELKAEVMVVSFNFLLSNSSRVLPRSEDEGKKKNLTKQLKKIKGRREEWRIKGLRKELKAEVMVASFNFSLSNSSRVLPRSEDEGKKKNLTKQLKKIKLKIDLYLKECIYCASASKDSVLSFIPCSKYFMSNS, from the exons ATGGATGAGATCCTGACGGCTGAAGATGGTGCGCACGGGAGGAGCTTGGAAGATGTCAACATGAGCTTCTCTCAATCCTTCTCCCCTTCACGCCCCTTGCAAATTTTTCTTGTTTCAGATCATATGAAA GGGCGCCGCGAGGAGTGGAGGATTGAG GGTCTTCGCAAGGAGTTGAAGGCTGAGGTCATGGTTGTCAGCTTCAATTTTTTGCTAAGCAATTCCTCAAGAGTCTTGCCAAG ATCTGAGgatgaagggaagaagaagaatttaACTAAACAATTGAAGAAGATCAAG GGGCGCCGCGAGGAGTGGAGGATCAAG GGTCTTCGCAAGGAGTTGAAGGCTGAGGTCATGGTTGCCAGCTTCAATTTTTCGCTAAGCAATTCCTCAAGAGTCTTGCCAAG ATCTGAGgatgaagggaagaagaagaatttaACTAAACAGTTGAAGAAGATCAAG CTGAAAATTGATCTCTATTTGAAGGAGTGCATCTATTGTGCATCTGCGTCAAAAGACAGTGTGCTGTCTTTTATTCCATGCTCCAAATATTTCATGTCCAATTCATAG
- the LOC123070156 gene encoding uncharacterized protein isoform X6 has product MDEILTAEDGAHGRSLEDVNMSFSQSFSPSRPLQIFLVSDHMKGRREEWRIEGLRKELKAEVMVVSFNFLLSNSSRVLPRSEDEGKKKNLTKQLKKIKLKIDLYLKECIYCASASKDSVLSFIPCSKYFMSNS; this is encoded by the exons ATGGATGAGATCCTGACGGCTGAAGATGGTGCGCACGGGAGGAGCTTGGAAGATGTCAACATGAGCTTCTCTCAATCCTTCTCCCCTTCACGCCCCTTGCAAATTTTTCTTGTTTCAGATCATATGAAA GGGCGCCGCGAGGAGTGGAGGATTGAG GGTCTTCGCAAGGAGTTGAAGGCTGAGGTCATGGTTGTCAGCTTCAATTTTTTGCTAAGCAATTCCTCAAGAGTCTTGCCAAG ATCTGAGgatgaagggaagaagaagaatttaACTAAACAGTTGAAGAAGATCAAG CTGAAAATTGATCTCTATTTGAAGGAGTGCATCTATTGTGCATCTGCGTCAAAAGACAGTGTGCTGTCTTTTATTCCATGCTCCAAATATTTCATGTCCAATTCATAG
- the LOC123070156 gene encoding uncharacterized protein isoform X1 — protein MDEILTAEDGAHGRSLEDVNMSFSQSFSPSRPLQIFLVSDHMKGRREEWRIEGLRKELKAEVMVVSFNFLLSNSSRVLPRSEDEGKKKNLTKQLKKIKGRREEWRIKVVGCQLQILGLRKELKAEVMVASFNFSLSNSSRVLPRSEDEGKKKNLTKQLKKIKLKIDLYLKECIYCASASKDSVLSFIPCSKYFMSNS, from the exons ATGGATGAGATCCTGACGGCTGAAGATGGTGCGCACGGGAGGAGCTTGGAAGATGTCAACATGAGCTTCTCTCAATCCTTCTCCCCTTCACGCCCCTTGCAAATTTTTCTTGTTTCAGATCATATGAAA GGGCGCCGCGAGGAGTGGAGGATTGAG GGTCTTCGCAAGGAGTTGAAGGCTGAGGTCATGGTTGTCAGCTTCAATTTTTTGCTAAGCAATTCCTCAAGAGTCTTGCCAAG ATCTGAGgatgaagggaagaagaagaatttaACTAAACAATTGAAGAAGATCAAG GGGCGCCGCGAGGAGTGGAGGATCAAGGTTGTGGGTTGCCAGCTTCAAATTTTG GGTCTTCGCAAGGAGTTGAAGGCTGAGGTCATGGTTGCCAGCTTCAATTTTTCGCTAAGCAATTCCTCAAGAGTCTTGCCAAG ATCTGAGgatgaagggaagaagaagaatttaACTAAACAGTTGAAGAAGATCAAG CTGAAAATTGATCTCTATTTGAAGGAGTGCATCTATTGTGCATCTGCGTCAAAAGACAGTGTGCTGTCTTTTATTCCATGCTCCAAATATTTCATGTCCAATTCATAG
- the LOC123070156 gene encoding uncharacterized protein isoform X3 yields the protein MDEILTAEDGAHGRSLEDVNMSFSQSFSPSRPLQIFLVSDHMKGRREEWRIEGLRKELKAEVMVVSFNFLLSNSSRVLPRSEDEGKKKNLTKQLKKIKGRREEWRIKVVGCQLQILGLRKELKAEVMVASFNFSLSNSSRVLPRSEDEGKKKNLTKQLKKIKDLL from the exons ATGGATGAGATCCTGACGGCTGAAGATGGTGCGCACGGGAGGAGCTTGGAAGATGTCAACATGAGCTTCTCTCAATCCTTCTCCCCTTCACGCCCCTTGCAAATTTTTCTTGTTTCAGATCATATGAAA GGGCGCCGCGAGGAGTGGAGGATTGAG GGTCTTCGCAAGGAGTTGAAGGCTGAGGTCATGGTTGTCAGCTTCAATTTTTTGCTAAGCAATTCCTCAAGAGTCTTGCCAAG ATCTGAGgatgaagggaagaagaagaatttaACTAAACAATTGAAGAAGATCAAG GGGCGCCGCGAGGAGTGGAGGATCAAGGTTGTGGGTTGCCAGCTTCAAATTTTG GGTCTTCGCAAGGAGTTGAAGGCTGAGGTCATGGTTGCCAGCTTCAATTTTTCGCTAAGCAATTCCTCAAGAGTCTTGCCAAG ATCTGAGgatgaagggaagaagaagaatttaACTAAACAGTTGAAGAAGATCAAG GACCTACTATGA
- the LOC123070156 gene encoding uncharacterized protein isoform X4, whose product MDEILTAEDGAHGRSLEDVNMSFSQSFSPSRPLQIFLVSDHMKGRREEWRIEGLRKELKAEVMVVSFNFLLSNSSRVLPRSEDEGKKKNLTKQLKKIKGRREEWRIKGLRKELKAEVMVASFNFSLSNSSRVLPRSEDEGKKKNLTKQLKKIKDLL is encoded by the exons ATGGATGAGATCCTGACGGCTGAAGATGGTGCGCACGGGAGGAGCTTGGAAGATGTCAACATGAGCTTCTCTCAATCCTTCTCCCCTTCACGCCCCTTGCAAATTTTTCTTGTTTCAGATCATATGAAA GGGCGCCGCGAGGAGTGGAGGATTGAG GGTCTTCGCAAGGAGTTGAAGGCTGAGGTCATGGTTGTCAGCTTCAATTTTTTGCTAAGCAATTCCTCAAGAGTCTTGCCAAG ATCTGAGgatgaagggaagaagaagaatttaACTAAACAATTGAAGAAGATCAAG GGGCGCCGCGAGGAGTGGAGGATCAAG GGTCTTCGCAAGGAGTTGAAGGCTGAGGTCATGGTTGCCAGCTTCAATTTTTCGCTAAGCAATTCCTCAAGAGTCTTGCCAAG ATCTGAGgatgaagggaagaagaagaatttaACTAAACAGTTGAAGAAGATCAAG GACCTACTATGA
- the LOC123070156 gene encoding uncharacterized protein isoform X5 codes for MVVSFNFLLSNSSRVLPRSEDEGKKKNLTKQLKKIKGRREEWRIKVVGCQLQILGLRKELKAEVMVASFNFSLSNSSRVLPRSEDEGKKKNLTKQLKKIKLKIDLYLKECIYCASASKDSVLSFIPCSKYFMSNS; via the exons ATGGTTGTCAGCTTCAATTTTTTGCTAAGCAATTCCTCAAGAGTCTTGCCAAG ATCTGAGgatgaagggaagaagaagaatttaACTAAACAATTGAAGAAGATCAAG GGGCGCCGCGAGGAGTGGAGGATCAAGGTTGTGGGTTGCCAGCTTCAAATTTTG GGTCTTCGCAAGGAGTTGAAGGCTGAGGTCATGGTTGCCAGCTTCAATTTTTCGCTAAGCAATTCCTCAAGAGTCTTGCCAAG ATCTGAGgatgaagggaagaagaagaatttaACTAAACAGTTGAAGAAGATCAAG CTGAAAATTGATCTCTATTTGAAGGAGTGCATCTATTGTGCATCTGCGTCAAAAGACAGTGTGCTGTCTTTTATTCCATGCTCCAAATATTTCATGTCCAATTCATAG
- the LOC123070156 gene encoding uncharacterized protein isoform X7 produces the protein MVVSFNFLLSNSSRVLPRSEDEGKKKNLTKQLKKIKGRREEWRIKGLRKELKAEVMVASFNFSLSNSSRVLPRSEDEGKKKNLTKQLKKIKLKIDLYLKECIYCASASKDSVLSFIPCSKYFMSNS, from the exons ATGGTTGTCAGCTTCAATTTTTTGCTAAGCAATTCCTCAAGAGTCTTGCCAAG ATCTGAGgatgaagggaagaagaagaatttaACTAAACAATTGAAGAAGATCAAG GGGCGCCGCGAGGAGTGGAGGATCAAG GGTCTTCGCAAGGAGTTGAAGGCTGAGGTCATGGTTGCCAGCTTCAATTTTTCGCTAAGCAATTCCTCAAGAGTCTTGCCAAG ATCTGAGgatgaagggaagaagaagaatttaACTAAACAGTTGAAGAAGATCAAG CTGAAAATTGATCTCTATTTGAAGGAGTGCATCTATTGTGCATCTGCGTCAAAAGACAGTGTGCTGTCTTTTATTCCATGCTCCAAATATTTCATGTCCAATTCATAG